The proteins below are encoded in one region of Ornithinimicrobium avium:
- the fabF gene encoding beta-ketoacyl-ACP synthase II, with protein MSVSPTHKPRRVVVTGLGATTPVGGTAPQTWESLLAGRSGVRPLTQDWVAEHELPVTFAGSLHTSPADVLARVEVRRNDPSGQYALVAAREAWADAGSPEVEPERLGVAIGSGIGGVWTLLTQWEVLKEKGPRRVFPLTVPMLMPNGPAAAVSLDLSARAGAHCPVSACASGAEGMGLALDMIRDGKADVMVAGGTEAAIHPLPIAAFASMTALSTRNEEPERASRPYDVDRDGFVIAEGAGLMVLEAEEHARARGARIYAEIVGSGTSSDAYHITAGHPEGEGAARAMTEALTDGGLTVEDIVHINAHATSTPVGDLAETRAIHRAFGTRTDQIAVTATKSMTGHLLGAAGALEAVLTVLALHDRQVPPTINLENMDPEIDLDVVTGAPRALGDGDLAALNNSFGFGGVNVALAFRSWS; from the coding sequence ATGTCCGTCAGCCCGACCCACAAGCCTCGCCGCGTCGTCGTGACCGGGCTCGGGGCCACCACTCCCGTCGGGGGCACCGCCCCGCAGACCTGGGAATCGCTCCTGGCCGGCCGCTCCGGCGTGCGCCCGCTCACCCAGGACTGGGTCGCCGAGCACGAGCTGCCGGTGACCTTCGCCGGGTCCCTCCACACCTCCCCCGCCGACGTGCTCGCCAGGGTCGAGGTGCGCCGCAACGACCCCTCCGGTCAGTACGCGCTCGTGGCCGCGCGCGAGGCGTGGGCCGACGCCGGGAGCCCCGAGGTCGAGCCCGAGCGCCTCGGCGTGGCCATCGGCTCCGGCATCGGCGGGGTGTGGACGCTGCTGACCCAGTGGGAGGTCCTCAAGGAGAAGGGACCGCGGCGGGTCTTTCCCCTCACCGTGCCGATGCTGATGCCGAACGGACCCGCCGCCGCGGTCTCCCTCGACCTGTCCGCCCGTGCGGGCGCCCACTGCCCCGTCAGCGCCTGCGCCTCCGGCGCCGAGGGTATGGGGCTCGCGCTCGACATGATCCGCGACGGCAAGGCCGACGTGATGGTGGCCGGCGGCACGGAGGCGGCGATCCACCCGCTGCCGATCGCCGCCTTCGCCTCGATGACGGCGCTGTCGACCCGCAACGAGGAGCCGGAGCGGGCTTCCCGCCCCTACGACGTCGACCGAGACGGCTTCGTCATCGCCGAGGGCGCCGGGCTCATGGTGCTCGAGGCCGAGGAGCACGCCCGGGCCCGCGGGGCCCGGATCTACGCCGAGATCGTCGGCTCGGGCACGTCCAGCGACGCCTACCACATCACCGCGGGACACCCCGAGGGCGAGGGCGCCGCGCGGGCGATGACCGAGGCCCTCACCGACGGCGGCCTGACGGTGGAGGACATCGTGCACATCAACGCGCATGCCACCTCGACCCCGGTCGGCGACCTGGCCGAGACGCGTGCCATCCACCGCGCCTTCGGGACGCGCACGGACCAGATCGCGGTCACCGCCACCAAGTCGATGACCGGGCACCTGCTCGGTGCCGCGGGTGCTCTCGAGGCCGTGCTCACCGTCCTGGCCCTGCACGACCGCCAGGTGCCGCCGACGATCAACCTCGAGAACATGGACCCCGAGATCGACCTCGACGTCGTGACCGGCGCGCCGCGCGCCCTCGGCGACGGCGACCTCGCCGCGCTCAACAACTCCTTCGGCTTCGGCGGGGTCAACGTGGCGCTGGCGTTCCGGAGCTGGAGCTGA
- a CDS encoding glycosyltransferase, with translation MHILRVANFVSPTSGGIKTALQAWGEHYRALGHRVSLIIPGPGPEISEESQGTVFRVPAMPIPGTGYSLIWDRRGLSRLMDAIDPDALEVSDRSTTRWMGRWARRRGIGSVMISHEHMTGIMVRRTPVPDTPAVWTADLINRRSAHDYDAIVCPSRFAAEEFHRNGIDAHVVPLGVDLETFVPTRDPRAYVPPAPGEMVRLVHCGRLSPEKRPALSIETVRELVRRGMDVEMTVFGHGPLRDRLLERSRNLPVVFHSYISDRRELAVKMGTADVAVAPGPLETFGLAALEVMACGVPAVCTDEGALQEVVGEGGHVAHSTPAAFADGVEALLARPGSHVRARQQAERFNWRASAERMLAVHEQVRVGVQGGGRR, from the coding sequence ATGCACATCCTGCGCGTCGCCAACTTCGTGAGCCCGACGTCGGGTGGCATCAAGACGGCGCTGCAGGCGTGGGGCGAGCACTACCGCGCCCTGGGCCACCGGGTCTCGCTCATCATTCCGGGGCCCGGACCGGAGATCAGCGAGGAGTCCCAGGGCACCGTCTTCCGCGTGCCCGCGATGCCGATCCCCGGCACCGGCTACTCCCTGATCTGGGACCGGCGCGGGCTGTCCCGGCTGATGGACGCGATCGACCCCGACGCGCTGGAGGTCTCCGACCGGTCCACCACCCGCTGGATGGGCCGGTGGGCGCGGCGCCGCGGCATCGGCTCGGTGATGATCAGCCACGAGCACATGACGGGGATCATGGTGCGCCGCACGCCGGTGCCCGACACCCCCGCGGTGTGGACGGCCGACCTGATCAACCGTCGCAGCGCGCACGACTACGACGCGATCGTCTGCCCGAGCCGCTTCGCCGCCGAGGAGTTCCACCGCAACGGCATCGACGCGCACGTCGTCCCCCTGGGGGTGGACCTCGAGACCTTCGTGCCGACCCGCGACCCCAGGGCCTACGTGCCGCCGGCACCGGGTGAGATGGTCCGGCTCGTGCACTGCGGCCGCCTCTCCCCCGAGAAGCGTCCGGCGCTGTCGATCGAGACGGTCCGCGAGCTGGTCCGGCGCGGCATGGACGTGGAGATGACGGTGTTCGGGCACGGCCCGCTGCGCGACCGGCTGCTGGAGCGCTCACGCAACCTGCCGGTCGTCTTCCACTCCTACATCAGCGACCGCCGCGAGCTGGCCGTCAAGATGGGTACCGCCGACGTGGCGGTCGCACCCGGCCCGCTGGAGACCTTCGGGCTGGCCGCTCTCGAGGTCATGGCCTGCGGCGTGCCGGCGGTGTGCACCGACGAGGGCGCCCTGCAGGAGGTCGTGGGCGAGGGCGGCCACGTGGCGCACTCCACCCCCGCCGCCTTCGCCGACGGCGTGGAGGCGCTGCTGGCACGTCCGGGCTCCCACGTGCGGGCCCGCCAGCAGGCGGAGCG
- a CDS encoding acyl carrier protein gives MALSEQEILSGLAEIVNEETGLEPEEVQMEKSFTEDLDIDSLSMMTIVVNAEDKFGVRIPDDEVKNLTHVKDAVTYIANNQG, from the coding sequence ATGGCTCTGAGCGAGCAGGAGATCCTCTCGGGTCTCGCCGAGATCGTCAACGAGGAGACGGGCCTGGAGCCCGAGGAGGTCCAGATGGAGAAGTCCTTCACCGAGGACCTGGACATCGACTCCCTGTCGATGATGACGATCGTGGTCAACGCCGAGGACAAGTTCGGCGTCCGCATCCCCGACGACGAGGTCAAGAACCTCACCCACGTCAAGGACGCGGTCACCTACATCGCGAACAACCAGGGCTGA